A single Dreissena polymorpha isolate Duluth1 chromosome 14, UMN_Dpol_1.0, whole genome shotgun sequence DNA region contains:
- the LOC127857543 gene encoding uncharacterized protein LOC127857543: MSDIKTLHNPKWINNKIINAFLHHLAMVHNATSCHWVLALPSYLMTMWMAGNMDTWRFRKIKFQNYKWVFLPVNINDNHWVLMVADLETRALSILDSLGWKNRLLPGFWLKFAKRIDQDIPDDLPIEWLTGSLVSARQQRLGRFCYAV, translated from the exons ATGTCTGATATTAAAACGTTGCATAACCCAAAATGGATAAACAATAAG aTCATTAACGCCTTCCTCCATCATTTAGCTATGGTGCATAACGCAACATCTTGTCATTGGGTATTAGCGTTACCCAGCTACCTGATGACGATGTGGATGGCGGGTAATATGGATACATGGAGGTTCCGGAAG ATTAAGTTCCAAAATTACAAATGGGTTTTTCTGCCAGTGAACATAAATGACAACCACTGGGTGTTAATGGTGGCAGACCTTGAAACAAGAGCCTTGTCCATACTGGACTCATTAGGATGGAAGAACCGTCTTCTTCCAGGCTTTTGGTT GAAGTTCGCCAAGCGCATAGATCAGGACATTCCAGATGACCTGCCAATCGAGTGGTTAACGGGGAGCCTGGTGTCCGCTCGGCAGCAGCGCTTGGGGCGCTTTTGTTATGCTG